The following are from one region of the Salvia hispanica cultivar TCC Black 2014 chromosome 1, UniMelb_Shisp_WGS_1.0, whole genome shotgun sequence genome:
- the LOC125201434 gene encoding ABC transporter A family member 7-like, which yields MADLPNAPSSFWTQANALLRKNLTFQKRSIKTNIRLVLSPFFLCLLLVLIQSLVDNELDKPSNRCGCTCVDTDGNGQCERRCGIEYSTLDQGFTCPIPHPPAWPPLLQIPEEQFRAVRTESTSYQDLPDDSCKRTGSCPATMLITGNNRTFGQSVAENMFPTPSNIDLSDILFSIADVALGSESRTEYTNFLDAAFFSNTPLDFLQPQCASNPQFSVPLQLGSTTIQQDVRCIQTLRLWRNNSSEINDELYKGYRRGNPERQINEIVAAYDFVNSNENLFNVTIWYNSTYKNNTGNQPIALTRVARSVNLASNSYLQFLLGPATKLLFEFVKEMPKPETRLRLDFSSLLGPLFFTWVIFQLFPVILTSLIYEKQFRLKIMMKMHGLGDGPYWMISYAYFLAISTMYMICFVVFGSGVGLKFFTLNDYSIQFVFYFLYINLQVSLAFLVADVFSNTKTATVVGYMMVFGTGLLGAFLFEFFLEDSSFPRAGIIAMELYPGFALYRGLYEFSQYSFAGNYMGTDGMRWKDLSDSKNGMSEVMIIIAVEWLIVLGVAYYVDQVFSSGRDPLFFFWRHQKNLSSSFRKPSLQRQGSKVFVQIEKQDVEEEREKVEQLLLESSTTHAIISHNLKKIYPGRDGNPEKFAVRNLSLALSQGECFGMLGPNGAGKTSFINMMIGLTKPTSGSAYVQGLDILTDMNRIYTSMGVCPQHDLLWGTLTGREHLLFYGRLKNLKGDSLLNAVEESLKSVNLFYGGVADKQARKYSGGMKRRLSVAISLIGDPKVVYMDEPSTGLDPASRNMLWNVVKRAKQNRAIILTTHSMEEAEHLCDRLGIFVDGSLQCVGNPKELKARYGGSYVFTMTTSPDHEQEVENLVRNLSPNANKIYQISGTQKFELPKQEIRIADVFEAVEKAKSRFTVQAWGLADTTLEDVFIKVARGAQTFNTLS from the exons ATGGCGGATTTGCCGAATGCGCCGTCGAGTTTTTGGACTCAGGCCAATGCGTTGCTGAGGAAGAATTTGACTTTTCAG AAACGAAGTATCAAGACAAACATTCGACTAGTTCTATCCCCATTCTTCCTCTGTTTGTTGCTTGTTCTCATCCAATCTTTGGTGGACAACGAGTTAGACAAGCCCTCAAACAGGTGTGGCTGCACTTGTGTCGATACTGATGGGAATGGTCAATGTGAGAGAAGATGTGGGATAGAATACTCAACATTGGACCAAGGGTTCACCTGTCCCATCCCCCATCCACCAGCATGGCCTCCATTATTACAGATACCAGAGGAACAATTTCGTGCAGTGAGAACTGAGTCTACCTCATATCAAGACTTGCCTGATGATTCGTGCAAGAGAACAGGTTCCTGTCCTGCAACTATGCTTATTACAGGAAATAACCGAACATTTGGACAAA GTGTGGCTGAAAACATGTTCCCAACACCATCCAATATAGATCTCTCTGATATACTGTTCAGCATAGCTGATGTTGCCTTG GGTTCGGAATCAAGGACTGAGTACACCAATTTTCTTGATGCAGCATTtttttccaacactcccctCGATTTTCTTCAACCTCAATGTGCATCAAACCCACAATTCTCTGTTCCTCTCCAATTAGGTTCTACTACAATACAACAAG ATGTACGTTGCATTCAAACCTTGCGTTTATGGCGCAACAATTCTTCAGAGATAAATGATGAGCTTTACAAGGGTTATCGTAGAGGGAACCCAGAGCGACAAATTAATGAGATTGTAGCAG CCTATGATTTTGTTAATTCAAATGAGAATCTATTCAACGTTACAATATGGTACAATTCGACATATAAGAATAACACAGGCAATCAGCCAATTGCTTTGACGCGGGTGGCTCGTTCCGTAAATTTG GCATCAAATTCATATCTTCAATTTCTATTAGGGCCAGCTACAAAATTGCTGTTTGAGTTTGTAAAAGAAATGCCAAAACCTGAAACAAGACTCAGGCTGGATTTCTCCTCTCTCCTTGGGCCACTCTTCTTTACCTGGgttatttttcaattgtttcct GTTATACTGACATCATTGATTTACGAGAAACAATTCAGATTGAAAATTATGATGAAGATGCATGGGCTTGGTGATGGACCTTACTGGATGATATCTTATGCATATTTTCTTGCAATATCTACAATGTACATGATATGCTTTGTGGTATTTGGATCAGGCGTAG GTTTAAAATTCTTCACACTAAATGATTACAGCATCcagtttgtattttatttcctctACATAAACTTGCAAGTGTCTCTAGCTTTTCTTGTAGCTGATGTATTCTCAAACACGAAGACTGCTACAG TGGTGGGGTATATGATGGTATTTGGAACTGGGCTCTTGGGCGCCTTCCTCTTCGAGTTCTTTCTTGAAGATTCTTCATTTCCAA GAGCTGGAATAATCGCTATGGAATTATATCCAGGATTTGCCCTTTATCGTGGATTATACGAGTTTTCACAATATTCATTTGCTGGGAATTACATGGGAACTGATGGAATGCGATGGAAAGATTTGAGTGATAGCAAAAACGGGATGAGTGAGGTCATGATTATCATTGCTGTGGAATGGTTAATTGTTCTTGGTGTTGCATATTATGTGGATCAAGTTTTTTCATCTGGAAGAGATCCCCTGTTTTTCTTTTGGAGGCACCAAAAGAACCTCTCGTCATCCTTCCGAAAACCTAGCTTGCAAAGGCAAGGATCTAAAGTTTTTGTTCAGATTGAGAAACAGGATGTTGAGGAAGAG AGGGAGAAGGTTGAACAATTGCTACTTGAATCAAGTACAACTCATGCAATTATCAGCCATAATCTTAAAAAGATCTACCCGGGCAGGGATGGAAACCCAGAGAAATTTGCGGTGAGAAACCTTTCTCTTGCTTTGTCGCAGGGGGAATGCTTTGGCATGCTCGGTCCTAATGGTGCAGGaaaaacttcatttattaatatg ATGATTGGGCTCACAAAGCCCACTTCTGGAAGTGCATATGTTCAGGGATTAGATATATTGACTGATATGAACAGAATATACACTAGCATGGGTGTGTGTCCCCAGCATGA CTTGCTATGGGGAACTTTAACGGGAAGAGAGCATCTACTTTTCTATGGAAGGCTCAAAAATCTCAAAGGAGACTCCTTATTAAAT GCTGTCGAAGAATCTCTGAAGAGTGTAAACTTATTTTATGGTGGGGTGGCAGACAAACAAGCACGCAAATATAGTGGAGGCATGAAGAGGAGGCTAAGCGTTGCCATTTCACTCATCGGAGATCCAAAA GTAGTGTACATGGATGAACCAAGTACGGGACTTGATCCTGCTTCACGAAACATGTTGTGGAACGTAGTCAAACGAGCCAAACAAAACAGAGCTATAATTCTTACTA CGCATTCGATGGAAGAGGCTGAGCACTTATGTGATCGTCTTGGAATCTTTGTGGACGGAAGCCTGCAGTGTGTAGGAAACCCTAAAGAG CTCAAAGCTAGATATGGAGGATCTTACGTGTTCACGATGACAACATCCCCTGATCATGAGCAAGAAGTCGAGAACCTAGTACGAAACCTCTCCCCCAATGCTAACAAGATATACCAGATCTCGGGAACACAGAAGTTCGAGTTGCCAAAGCAAGAGATCAGAATAGCAGATGTGTTTGAGGCAGTGGAGAAGGCGAAGAGTAGGTTCACTGTTCAAGCATGGGGCCTCGCAGATACGACGTTAGAGGATGTCTTTATAAAGGTTGCAAGGGGGGCTCAAACATTCAACACTCTCTCATAA
- the LOC125202050 gene encoding ABC transporter A family member 2-like: METQRGFPLLWQQYKALLFKNLLLSWRNKRSTFLQLFSSLFFIALIFFIQEATDARYASSSSFRNNDDPKPLVAPPIPPCEDKYYAKMPCFDFVWSGSDSSRIQEIVRRIRANNPGRPIPEGKVKSFRTPNDTEDWLASNPMQCAGALHFMDRNATVISYGIQTNSTPLAKRGNFEDPTFKFQIPLQLAAEREIARSLVGDASFSWVVSIKEFAHPALEIFSAVQNAGPTFFLAIAMFSFVFQISALITEKELKLRQTMTMMGLYDTAYWLSWLTWEGILTLISSLLTVLFGMMFQFDFFLKNSFAVVFLLFYLFQLSMVGLAFMLSAFISKSSSSTTVGYFIFIIGFLTQLVTTFGFPYGQDFSKTYQTVWSFFPPNLFAAGLNLLSQATETPQDPGISWKGRLRCATGDEECVITINDIYIWLVSTSCLWFVLAIYFDNIFPNVSGVRKPIFYFLVPGYWTGKGGNNTAEGRICSCMSSIPSLENIHPDDEDVQEEETIVKQQAAGANVDSSIAVQIRGLVKTYAGATKIGCCRCKRTSPYHALKGIWMNFPKDQLFCLLGPNGAGKTTAINCLTGITPVTSGDALIYGNSIRNSTGMSTIRRMIGVCPQFDVLWDALSGQEHLYLFASIKGLTPSSIKSVVEKLLGEVKLTESAKVRAGSFSGGMRRRLSVAIALIGEPKLVIMDEPTTGMDPITRRHVWDVIEGAKRGRAIILTTHSMEEADILGDRIGIMAKGRLRCIGTSIRLKSRFGTGFIANISFVGDVSSPPDQADTQNNSQHVAVKEFFESHLDVTPKEESKSFLTFVIPHEKEKLLKNFFTELQEREKEFGIADIQLGLTTLEEVFLNIAKQAELETAAAEGTFATLMLNTGVSLQVPIGARFIGIPGTESAESPRGIMVQVYWQQDDSGSLCISGYSQEMPIPSHVELQTGSSTSHMNTSRRRKKIHGIVIDPSQITESDLRS; the protein is encoded by the exons ATGGAAACGCAGAGAGGATTTCCACTGCTGTGGCAGCAGTACAAAGCTCTGCTCTTCAAAAATCTGTTGCTCTCATGGCGGAACAAGCGCTCCACTTTCCTCCAGCTCTTCTCATCGCTCTTCTTCATCGCTCTCATTTTCTTCATCCAGGAAGCCACCGACGCGCGCTacgcctcctcctcttccttcAGAAACAATGACGACCCGAAGCCGCTCGTGGCGCCGCCTATTCCACCCTGCGAGGACAAGTACTACGCTAAGATGCCCTGCTTTGACTTCGTGTGGAGTGGGAGTGACAGTTCCAGGATTCAAGAAATTGTGCGGAGGATCAGAGCGAATAACCCTGGCAGGCCCATTCCTGAAGGCAAG GTTAAAAGCTTCAGAACACCAAATGACACAGAAGATTGGCTTGCCAGCAATCCCATGCAGTGTGCTGGTGCTCTCCATTTCATGGACAGAAATGCTACTGTAATTAGCTATGGGATACAGACTAATTCTACTCCACTTGCTAAGCGAGGGAATTTTGAAGATCCaacatttaaatttcaaattccgCTTCAGCTTGCTGCAGAGCGAGAAATTGCAAGATCTCTAGTGGGAG ATGCCAGCTTTAGTTGGGTTGTCAGTATAAAGGAATTCGCCCACCCCGCACTTGAAATATTTTCTGCTGTGCAGAATGCAGGACCTACCTTTTTCTTGGCCATTGccatgttttcttttgtcttcCAAATCAGTGCTTTGATAACAGAAAAAGAACTCAAACTTCGCCAG ACTATGACGATGATGGGTCTTTATGATACTGCATATTGGTTATCATGGCTCACATGGGAGGGAATACTGACTCTTATTTCATCCCTTCTAACAGTACTTTTTGGGATGATGTTccaatttgatttctttttgaaaaacagttTTGCAGTTGTCTTCCTCCTATTTTACCTTTTCCAATTGAGTATG GTTGGTTTGGCATTTATGCTGTCTGCCTTTATTAGCAAGTCATCTTCATCCACAACTGTGGGCTACTTCATCTTTATCATTGGTTTCTTGACTCAG CTTGTCACAACATTTGGATTTCCTTACGGCCAGGACTTCTCAAAGACCTACCAAACAGTGTGGTCATTCTTCCCACCTAATCTCTTTGCAGCAGGTTTAAACTTGCTTTCACAGGCTACGGAAACTCCTCAAGATCCTGGTATCAGCTGGAAAGGGAGGTTGAGATGTGCAACTGGTGATGAAGAATGTGTCATAACAATC AATGATATTTACATATGGCTTGTATCAACTTCCTGTTTGTGGTTCGTTCTGGCCATCTACTTTGACAATATATTCCCGAATGTATCTGGTGTAAGAAAACCAATATTCTACTTTCTAGTTCCTGGGTACTGGACTGGGAAAGGTGGAAACAACACAGCAG AGGGAAGAATTTGCAGTTGTATGAGCTCAATTCCATCCTTGGAAAACATTCATCCGGATGATGAAGATGTACAAGAAGAGGAAACCATAGTGAAACAGCAAGCTGCAGGAGCCAATGTCGACTCAAGCATTGCAGTTCAAATACGTGGTCTTGTGAAAACTTATGCTGGGGCAACAAAGATTGGTTGCTGCAGGTGCAAGAGAACCTCTCCTTACCATGCCCTCAAG GGCATATGGATGAACTTCCCTAAGGATCAGCTATTTTGCCTTCTCGGACCTAATGGAGCTGGGAAAACTACTGCTATCAATTGTTTAACTGGGATTACACCAGTCACTAGTGGAGATG CTTTAATTTATGGGAATTCTATACGGAACTCTACTGGGATGTCGACCATCCGGAGGATGATAGGAGTCTGTCCTCAG TTCGATGTCCTGTGGGACGCACTATCTGGTCAAGAGCACCTTTACTTGTTTGCCAGCATCAAAGGTCTGACCCCATCTTCGATTAAATCG GTTGTAGAGAAATTATTAGGAGAAGTCAAACTTACTGAATCAGCTAAAGTCAGAGCCGGTAGCTTTAGTGGGGGAATGAGACGCCGTCTCAGTGTTGCTATTGCCCTAATTGGTGAACCGAAGTTGGTTATTATGGATGAGCCG ACGACAGGTATGGATCCAATAACTAGGAGGCATGTCTGGGACGTCATTGAAGGGGCTAAGAGGGGACGTGCAATTATTTTAACAACTCATTCAATGGAAGAGGCAGATATCTTAGGTGATCGAATAGGAATTATGGCGAAAGGTAGACTTCGCTGCATTGGGACGTCGATTAGGTTAAAGTCGCGGTTTGGAACAGGGTTTATTGCCAATATAAGCTTTGTAGGGGATGTTAGTAGTCCTCCAGATCAGGCAGATACTCAGAATAATTCTCAGCATGTAGCTGTGAAAGAGTTCTTCGAATCT CATTTGGATGTTACACCTAAAGAGGAGAGTAAATCGTTCTTGACCTTTGTTATCCCCCACGAAAAGGAGAAGCTATTGAAG AACTTCTTCACTGAGCTCcaggaaagagagaaagagttcgGCATAGCTGACATCCAACTCGGGCTAACAACTCTCGAAGAAGTATTTCTGAATATAGCAAAACAGGCAGAGCTGGAAACTGCTGCGGCTGAGGGCACCTTTGCCACTCTCATGCTAAATACCGGGGTGTCTCTTCAA GTTCCAATTGGAGCAAGGTTTATCGGTATTCCAGGAACAGAATCGGCAGAAAGTCCTAGGGGTATAATGGTACAAGTGTACTGGCAGCAAGATGATTCTGGATCACTCTGCATCTCTGGTTACTCTCAGGAGATGCCTATACCGTCTCACGTGGAGCTGCAAACTGGCTCTTCCACGTCTCACATGAATACTTCTAGAAGACGAAAGAAAATTCATGGAATCGTGATCGATCCTTCACAGATTACAGAGTCAGATTTGCGCTCTTGA
- the LOC125215809 gene encoding uncharacterized protein LOC125215809, with amino-acid sequence MSAVMEDSAAKDQGKSTSRLLRYPLRSATRSKEEKPPLADSTNSHSATKRGRLASSVTKSVSVLDLSGKEKSAKPPRRLSVPSKSNATPASKSFGSSIAPISEARSKRAAVNQGKSDTPLSYASKPSNRKKFSVLASASYWLTHIKHSETAGKHSISLGFFKLALEAGCEPMQKMSDELKSYVRKHELSGLEESVKELIEGYKISDNYEPSDASIAGSQASADPNQSSEDDARSSSSSITDAEKVKPKSLATASGEIKQAKQSKDEPVKKTRRSVSKIPAVSKPASEARGRSIQRKPSKPGKQDSAKGDDKVKKQGKKPPKAVEPVNSQPDEALQEDKENMAVSQTEEVASAV; translated from the exons ATGTCTGCTGTTATGGAGGATTCCGCTGCCAAAGACCAAG GAAAATCGACCTCGAGGCTTCTCCGGTATCCGCTCCGATCTGCTACGAGATCCAAGGAGGAGAAACCGCCGCTCGCCGACTCCACAAACTCCCACTCTGCCACTAAAAG GGGAAGGCTTGCCTCAAGTGTGACTAAGAGTGTGAGTGTTCTTGATCTCTCGGGCAAGGAGAAGTCTGCCAAGCCTCCTAGACGTCTCTCTGTTCCCTCCAAGTCCAACGCCACCCCTGCTTCCAAGTCTTTTGGCAGTAGTATCGCGCCTATTTCTGAGGCGAGATCAAAGAGGGCTGCTGTTAACCAAGGAAAGAGCGACACACCTCTATCTTATGCTTCGAAACCATCCAATCGGAAGAAGTTCAGCGTGCTAGCATCAGCATCTTACTGGCTGACTCATATTAAGCACTCTGAAACTGCTGGCAAGCACTCCATCTCTCTTGGCTTCTTCAAGCTTGCTTTGGAGGCTGGATGTGAG CCTATGCAGAAGATGAGCGATGAGCTGAAGTCATATGTGCGCAAACATGAACTTTCTGGACTTGAAGAATCTGTCAAAGAACTGATTGAGGGCTATAAGATTTCTGACAACTATGAGCCCTCAGACGCATCTATAGCTGGTTCTCAAGCATCTGCAGACCCTAACCAGTCGTCCGAAGATGATGCTCGTAGCTCCTCATCTTCTATCACTGATGCTGAGAAGGTGAAGCCAAAGTCACTGGCCACAGCTTCGGGAGAGATTAAACAAGCCAAGCAATCTAAAGATGAGCCTGTGAAGAAAACCAGAAGGTCAGTGTCCAAGATTCCTGCAGTCTCGAAGCCTGCTTCTGAAGCCAGGGGACGTAGCATTCAAAGGAAACCTTCAAAACCGGGCAAGCAAGATTCTGCCAAAGGCGATGACAAGGTGAAGAAGCAGGGGAAGAAGCCCCCAAAAG CTGTGGAGCCAGTAAACTCTCAGCCAGATGAAGCTCTTCAAGAAGACAAAGAAAACATG GCTGTATCACAGACAGAGGAAGTGGCTTCAGCAGTTTAG
- the LOC125203530 gene encoding ubiquitin-conjugating enzyme E2 1-like isoform X2 yields the protein MSTAARQRLMRDFKGLQQDPPAGISGAPQENNIMLWNAVIFGPDDTPWDGGAFRMTLQFIEDYPNKPPTVRFVSRMFHPNIYADGSICLDILQNQWSPIYDVAAILTSIQLLGCSVRISENIIARSGKLWSKAGLLTDTCS from the exons ATGTCAACTGCAGCCAGGCAGAGACTGATGAGGGACTTCAAGGGGTTGCAGCAGGACCCACCTGCGGGTATCAGTGGCGCGCCAcaagagaataatattatgCTCTGGAATGCGGTTATATTTGG TCCAGATGATACACCTTGGGATGGAG GTGCATTTAGAATGACTCTTCAATTCATAGAAGACTATCCAAACAAGCCACCAACTGTTCGGTTTGTTTCTCGAATGTTCCATCCAAACA tttatgcGGATGGAAGTATATGTTTGGACATCCTGCAAAATCAGTGGAGTCCTATATATGATGTTGCTGCTATACTTACATCTATCCAG CTGCTCGGATGTTCAGTGAGAATAAGCGAGAATATAATCGCAAGGTCAGGGAAATTGTGGAGCAAAGCTGGACTGCTGACTGATACATGCAGTTGA
- the LOC125203530 gene encoding ubiquitin-conjugating enzyme E2 2-like isoform X1, whose amino-acid sequence MSTAARQRLMRDFKGLQQDPPAGISGAPQENNIMLWNAVIFGPDDTPWDGGAFRMTLQFIEDYPNKPPTVRFVSRMFHPNIYADGSICLDILQNQWSPIYDVAAILTSIQSLLSDPNPNSPANSEAARMFSENKREYNRKVREIVEQSWTAD is encoded by the exons ATGTCAACTGCAGCCAGGCAGAGACTGATGAGGGACTTCAAGGGGTTGCAGCAGGACCCACCTGCGGGTATCAGTGGCGCGCCAcaagagaataatattatgCTCTGGAATGCGGTTATATTTGG TCCAGATGATACACCTTGGGATGGAG GTGCATTTAGAATGACTCTTCAATTCATAGAAGACTATCCAAACAAGCCACCAACTGTTCGGTTTGTTTCTCGAATGTTCCATCCAAACA tttatgcGGATGGAAGTATATGTTTGGACATCCTGCAAAATCAGTGGAGTCCTATATATGATGTTGCTGCTATACTTACATCTATCCAG TCATTGCTGTCTGACCCAAATCCGAATTCTCCTGCAAACTCTGAAGCTGCTCGGATGTTCAGTGAGAATAAGCGAGAATATAATCGCAAGGTCAGGGAAATTGTGGAGCAAAGCTGGACTGCTGACTGA
- the LOC125219555 gene encoding WRKY transcription factor 72A-like — protein sequence MDISLHKSGLEEESKSSDEESCVKVFDLHQGLVVTNMERPSPESESRSSSSAKKEQLHDQLGSAKAEMDEVMEENQRLKTHLDRILKDYRTLQMQYKDVEAAKSHKQSYHDLTADHELIDLSLGMSSTDKKGEAPKIRDDKQGLSLGLDCKFDLPEKSPVTINLTPENSIEEVKEEAGETWPNKGVKNGRDGGGEDEISLQNPTKRARVSVRVRCDTPTMNDGCQWRKYGQKISKGNPCPRAYYRCTVAPSCPVRKQVQRCAEDMSILTTTYEGAHNHPLPASATAMASTTSAAASMLMSGSSTSGTGPSSSSSSTTTANLHGLNFYLSDNSRAKPAFYLPNPSISSSPSYPTITLDLTSSSSSSSSHLNRLGSGSFVPRYSTTNLNFSSLESNPLPISYNNSLLTHGQQSFNRNQNVPSLSFGSQPYETLYQSYLQKTQSNPNPNQQHLGPDTIAAATKAITSDPSFQNVLAAALTSIIGGSGGGATNHNAVEKSSAFPILSSFPPTSNANKCAPSFMNKSSSSTSSQQPSLALLSPPFPFSSSNKSKSNSPADNRDHV from the exons ATGGATATTTCCTTGCACAAATCTGGCCTCGAAGAGGAGAGCAAATCTTCTGATGAAGAAAGTTGTGTCAAGGTGTTCGATCTTCATCAg GGTTTGGTTGTAACAAACATGGAAAGACCATCACCTGAGTCTGAGTCCAGATCATCTTCATCTGCCAAAAAGGAACAG TTGCATGATCAACTTGGATCAGCCAAAGCAGAAATGGATGAAGTGATGGAAGAAAATCAACGGCTTAAGACGCATTTAGATCGAATTCTCAAGGATTACCGAACCCTACAAATGCAATACAAAGATGTGGAGGCAGCAAAATCTCATAAGCAAAGCTATCATGATCTCACAGCTGATCATGAACTCATTGATCTCAGCTTAGGAATGAGCTCCACTGACAAAAAAGGCGAAGCGCCTAAAATTCGAGATGATAAACAAGGACTGTCGCTAGGGCTTGATTGCAAATTCGACTTGCCTGAAAAGTCTCCGGTGACTATTAATTTGACTCCCGAGAATAGCATAGAAGAAGTGAAGGAAGAAGCCGGAGAGACATGGCCGAATAAAGGCGTCAAGAATGGGAGAGATGGCGGAGGAGAAGATGAGATTTCACTACAAAACCCTACTAAACGAGCTAGGGTTTCTGTCCGAGTTAGATGTGACACACCAACG atGAATGATGGTTGTCAATGGAGGAAGTATGGACAAAAGATTTCCAAGGGGAATCCATGCCCTCGTGCATACTATCGTTGCACTGTCGCACCATCCTGCCCTGTTAGAAAACAG GTACAAAGATGCGCGGAGGATATGTCGATCCTGACCACAACATACGAAGGCGCACACAACCATCCACTCCCGGCCTCGGCTACCGCCATGGCCTCCACCACTTCCGCCGCAGCCTCAATGCTCATGTCCGGTTCCTCAACCTCAGGAACCGGGCCGagctcttcctcctcctccaccaccaccgcgAACCTCCATGGCCTAAACTTCTACCTCTCCGACAATTCAAGAGCGAAACCGGCCTTCTACCTCCCAAATCCATCAATCTCATCCTCACCTTCATATCCAACCATCACTCTCGATCTCACCTCCTCCTCATCCTCGTCCTCATCCCATCTAAACCGCCTAGGCAGCGGAAGCTTCGTTCCGAGATACTCGACCACAAACCTAAACTTCAGCTCTCTAGAATCCAACCCTCTCCCAATTTCTTACAACAACTCTTTGCTAACACATGGCCAACAATCCTTCAACAGAAACCAAAATGTACCTTCTCTAAGCTTCGGATCACAACCCTATGAAACCTTATACCAATCCTACTTGCAAAAAACTCAatcaaaccctaaccctaatcAACAGCATTTAGGGCCAGACACCATTGCAGCTGCAACAAAAGCAATAACATCAGACCCTAGTTTCCAAAATGTCCTAGCCGCCGCTCTAACCTCCATTATTGGCGGCTCAGGTGGTGGCGCCACCAACCATAACGCAGTCGAAAAATCAAGTGCTTTCCCCATTCTATCTAGCTTTCCGCCAACTTCAAATGCGAACAAATGTGCACCGAGTTTCATGAACAAGTCTTCGTCCTCAACGAGCTCTCAACAGCCTAGTTTGGCGCTTCTTTCGCCTCCTTTTCCATTTTCGAGCTCGAATAAAAGCAAGTCTAACTCACCGGCTGACAACCGGGATCACGTATAG